A DNA window from Ostrea edulis unplaced genomic scaffold, xbOstEdul1.1 scaffold_63, whole genome shotgun sequence contains the following coding sequences:
- the LOC125664333 gene encoding uncharacterized protein LOC125664333 — MEVVFLTCFTSHLSNFADVNMESHKLKRKPNWSSEESLALTTLVEEYKDVVRGKLSPQLTSQMKSKAWGEIAVKLRAMSVGPTRTAAEVEKKWHNIFSKTKTEISNHRRIITGTGGGPPPKSLSAVVEAVTSVIGANNTCLMGIEGGIDTSLLNLDILGDESVGIHVIEGPPDTDPHILGSTPVEVTSVLESSLPSVTSGNSSRVINLKRKMEELTCRKLELEVQYLEMKIRKLKKEE; from the exons ATGGAGGTCGTATTTTTAACATGTTTTACGTCACATCTGTCAAATTTCGCAGACGTAAACATGGAAAGCCACAAACTCAAACGAAAGCCAAACTGGAGTAGTGAGGAGTCCTTGGCACTCACTACTCTTGTTGAAGAATACAAGGATGTTGTGAGAGGGAAACTAAGTCCCCAGTTAACCTCTCAAATGAAGTCGAAAGCGTGGGGGGAGATTGCGGTAAAACTTCGTGCTATGAGTGTTGGGCCAACTCGAACGGCAGCAGAAGTTGAGAAAAAGTGGCACAACATTTTCTCAAAGACAAAAACGGAGATTTCCAACCACAGACGTATAATTACTGGTACAG GTGGTGGTCCTCCTCCGAAGTCATTGAGTGCTGTAGTGGAAGCTGTTACTAGTGTAATTGGGGCAAATAACACTTGCCTGATGGGAATAGAGGGAGGCATTGATACGTCCCTGCTAAACCTAGATATACTTGGTGATGAATCTGT GGGAATCCATGTAATTGAAGGACCTCCAGATACAGATCCCCACATTCTTGGATCAACTCCCGTAGAAGTAACATCTGTCCTGGAGTCTTCATTGCCATCGGTAACCTCAGGCAATAGCAGCAGGGTCATTAACCTGAAAAGAAAAATGGAAGAACTAACTTGCAGGAAGCTGGAACTAGAAGTCCAGTAtttggaaatgaaaataagaaagctTAAAAAAGAGGAATGA